The window CTGCATTTGTTCCAGCTTCAGAGAGTGCAATCGACACTAGTTACTTCAGAAGTCGCTACTCGTGGAACACATCTGATGAGCAATTTTTCCCATCGGGTGAGGTTCAAGATTATAGCGATGCTGATAGCTTGAGTGGCAGCAGTGGTTGTTCGAGCAATGGTCATGAGGAGGGAGAGGTAACATTCATTGATCCCACTCTTTGATTTCAACCTCCTTAACTTTCATTAATGTTCTTTGAATGTAAATAATTTCACCAAAATGGTGATACACAGGTTGAAGAAAGCGACGGACAAGCAGAGTCGGAGTCTGGCATACCTGTAGATTACTCTTTCAGTAATTTCTCGTTCAAGGTACTGATCACATGACTTCCCTGTTAAGAGCCAGTTTTGTACCGAGTATACAAAGTCTATTTAGTTGTTGATTTTAAGATTTGAGTTCTATGTTCGTACATTTTTACTTAGCGCTCTAAGTAAGTTGCTTTCGTTTCATGGTTTTGCAGAATCTGTCGCAGTTGGCATCAATCAACTACGATCTTCTATCTAAAGGCTGGAAAGATGAGCCACAACCAAACTCGCGTCCCAAGTAATAATGCTTATTACAATTTGGGCCAAGCCAAGCCTTTTTAAAGCCAAACCGTTCATGAAAATGCAAAACTGAGGTGTATATCTATCACAGAGACGGAAGAAgatcaaatattattttgacaAAATATCAATATATGATGACAACTAAAAGCTACTTTTTCTCTTAGTAGTGTAACAAAATCTCACTTTATACACAAATTGTTAACAAACAAAATCAGTGAAATGGAATTCAATCAAACACGTTAAAGAAAAACATTGTCTCATTCTCTCATCATACAGAAACATAATAATTCGTAGCTTCTCAAAACATTTTCAGCATGAAATGgttaataacttaatattataaaagttaCTAATTATTTGTTCTTTTTGGGCTCGCGTACTATTGGTATCAAACTGACAAAAGGCTGAAACAATactgaaataaaaattaaagttaaaagCACTAATAATTACAACCTCAACGAACTCATCATTATCAGTGCCCCAGTCCACACAcacgagaaaaaaaaagaaaaagaaaaccaaaattatGAAACTAATTAACGACCCCAACTCTAATTCCCCGCCATATTCTTAAACTAACATTTCACATCTAGAGAGAAAGACATCAGCAAACGCCGCGTTTCATACCATCGTTCACACTAGTGAACCTCTCGAGCCTCCTTGCATCCATGGGTCTAGAGAACCTGATCCAAACCCGATTGGCGCAACTCCTGGATCCTCCTCACCACCTCCACCATCACTGGCCTCTTGTCAGGGTGTGGCTCCGTACACTCAATCCCCAGCTGCAGCATCTCCTCCATCTCTCCTTCCACCACCGTCTCCAAACTCATCAGCTCCGACTCGAAAACCTCACTCCTCCACGCCTCTCTCCCCACCGAATGCACCCACCTCGCCAAGTCCATCCCTTCCTCATTCATCACCGAGTTAGACGGCGCTTTCCCCGTCAGCAGCTCTAGCAGCACCACACCAAAGCTGTACACATCCGCCTTCTGCGAAACACGCCTCGCATCAGTTACTTCCGGCGCACGGTACCCTGTAACACGGTTTGTGGTTGCGGTTGAAGAGCCGACGAGCTGAGCCAAACCGAAGTCAGAGACTCGTGCATCGTGGGAGTTTGTTAAGAGAACGTTGGAAGACTTGACGTTCCCATGAGAACTTAACGGATCTTGCGAATGAAGATAGTCTAGTCCACGAGCAGCTCCAAGGGCGATACGTGACCGTACTTCCCAGTCTAGTGGACTCCGTCCTGCGCCTTTGTTTCCTGTAACATAACAATAACGTTAAGCACAACACAAACAAAAGCTATTCTTTGAAACTTAGAACACACATCCAAGGCTAAGTACTGTCCCCATTTATTCACATAACCATTAACAAAACTTTTACCGTGTAAATTCTTCACAAAActgtttcgtttttttttttaatataagtcgtgtTACTCAAAATGATTTTTCAGTCATaactttttttaccaaaaaaaaaaataaaataaacttttaCCGTGTAAGAGAGCAGACAAGCTTCCCATAGGCATGAAGTCATACACAAGCAGCTTCTCATCACCACTGTAATAATAAGCTCTCAACGGCACCAAGTTCTCATGATCCATCGCCCCAACAACCTCAATCTTCTCCTTGAACTCTCTATCCGCCATCGTCACATCCTTCAGCCTCTTCACAGCCACCATCGTCGCCGCGTCAAGCACCGCCTTATACGCCGTCCCGAACGTCCCCTTCCCCAAAACCTCCGCAGAAGCTCTCAGCAGATCCTCCAGCTCGAACACCTTCGTAGCGTTCCCAAAGAACACTAACTTCCTCCTCGTCCCTGAACCGTTCACTTCCGCGTTCCCCGTCACAGCCGCCGCCTCGTATCCACTCTCAGTCGCTGCTTCCACCGCCGCTTTCTCCCCGGGAGATTCGATATCAAGCTGCTTGATGGTTCTTCCAACGTCGACCTCCCTTGTCCTCTTCTTCCCAAAGAGAGCCATCAGAACCATAACAACCACGAAGAACGCAACCACGCAACCAATCACTATCCCAGCTATCGCTCCACCAGAAAGCTTCCCTTTTTCTCTCTTCCCATCACTCCCTGGAATGTTCCCGACAGAAA is drawn from Brassica rapa cultivar Chiifu-401-42 chromosome A05, CAAS_Brap_v3.01, whole genome shotgun sequence and contains these coding sequences:
- the LOC103869641 gene encoding probable inactive receptor kinase RLK902 → MSPLSLLLSILLLSLPPPSLQDLSADKSALLSLRSSLGGRTFLWNPKQTSPCNWTGVSCDSDRVTALRLPGVALSGQIPEGIFGNLTNLRTLSLRLNALTGTLPLDLGSCSDLRRLYLQGNRFSGEIPEVLFSLSNLVRLDLGDNGFSGEISSGFKNLTRLKTLYLENNKLSGPLVDMGLGLGLDQFNVSNNLLNGSIPKNLQRFDSDSFLGTSLCGKPLGVCNNEGTVPSQPISVGNIPGSDGKREKGKLSGGAIAGIVIGCVVAFFVVVMVLMALFGKKRTREVDVGRTIKQLDIESPGEKAAVEAATESGYEAAAVTGNAEVNGSGTRRKLVFFGNATKVFELEDLLRASAEVLGKGTFGTAYKAVLDAATMVAVKRLKDVTMADREFKEKIEVVGAMDHENLVPLRAYYYSGDEKLLVYDFMPMGSLSALLHGNKGAGRSPLDWEVRSRIALGAARGLDYLHSQDPLSSHGNVKSSNVLLTNSHDARVSDFGLAQLVGSSTATTNRVTGYRAPEVTDARRVSQKADVYSFGVVLLELLTGKAPSNSVMNEEGMDLARWVHSVGREAWRSEVFESELMSLETVVEGEMEEMLQLGIECTEPHPDKRPVMVEVVRRIQELRQSGLDQVL